The Centroberyx gerrardi isolate f3 chromosome 12, fCenGer3.hap1.cur.20231027, whole genome shotgun sequence genome has a window encoding:
- the fam8a1b gene encoding protein FAM8A1, with amino-acid sequence MADDENTNMMEVDRENMPAGSKDAPLTDNVIRSSDSPDTTEEEKDVGEKRITAEYCEKLQAWMWQYYTGYVNWHSWLAVSAVSNPYYLPQSANGTSTAPLDFASFDAQNWYNNPFGLPLSPYPPVAPGAGSQAGEAAGGGTVPAAGHTHTQQQPQENGNAQRPGREYNIPSPLQRLLAEMVDFFILFFIKATIIISIMHLSGMKDISKFAMHFIVEEIDEDTSMEELQKMMLVALVYRILVCFYEIVCIWGAGGATPGKFLIGLRVVTCDSSVLVQPNRVLVVPATNVSLSASTVRALNKNFSIAFFFPAFITLLFFQHNRTVYDMVAGTIVVKRTGAR; translated from the exons ATGGCTGAcgatgaaaacacaaacatgatgGAAGTCGATCGGGAAAATATGCCTGCTGGTAGTAAAGACGCGCCACTAACGGACAACGTTATCCGATCATCAGACAGTCCagacaccacagaagaagagaaggatgtCGGTGAAAAACGCATCACCGCGGAATACTGCGAAAAGCTGCAGGCGTGGATGTGGCAGTACTACACTGGGTATGTCAACTGGCATAGCTGGCTTGCAGTGTCTGCTGTGTCTAACCCGTATTATTTACCGCAGTCTGCTAACGGGACGTCGACGGCACCGCTCGATTTCGCCAGTTTCGACGCCCAGAACTGGTACAACAACCCGTTTGGTCTGCCGCTGTCGCCGTACCCACCTGTCGCCCCCGGTGCGGGCAGCCAGGCAGGTGAGGCTGCTGGCGGCGGCACCGTGCCCGCTGCcgggcacacgcacacacaacagcagcctCAGGAGAACGGAAATGCACAGAGGCCAG GTCGAGAGTACAATATTCCTTCACCTCTCCAAAGACTCCTAGCTGAAATGGTGGATTTCTtcatattgtttttcattaagGCAACCATAATCATCAGTATTATGCACCTGAGTGGAATGAA GGACATTTCCAAGTTTGCCATGCATTTCATCGTGGAGGAAATAGACGAGGACACATCGATGGAGGAGCTACAGAAAATGATGCTTGTTGCCCTTGTTTACCGGATACTGGTGTGTTTTTATGAG ATTGTGTGTATTTGGGGAGCGGGAGGAGCCACTCCAGGGAAGTTTCTCATCGGACTCAGAGTCGTTACATGTGACTCATCGGTCCTGGTTCAGCCTAACAGAGTACTTGTAGTGCCGGCAactaatgtctctctctctgc ATCAACTGTCCGAGCCTTGAACAAGAACTTTTCCATTGCCTTCTTCTTCCCGGCTTTCATCACACTGCTGTTTTTCCAGCACAACAGGACTGTGTATGACATGGTGGCGGGCACTATTGTTGTCAAGCGCACCGGGGCCAGATGA